One segment of Betaproteobacteria bacterium DNA contains the following:
- a CDS encoding cold shock domain-containing protein: protein MEPRIVGKLKTWNEDKGFGFITPLNGGQDVFVHISSYPRRGGKPVVGEALSFEVTLNADQKKKAVNVQRPGQQHRDSGSPPRPISSGRRGGSFLGTVAGIAFIGMLIFSGYQALTPRFKGTTSAAKITVPATAAEMPGKFFCDGRHYCSQMTSCEEATYFLRHCPGTEMDGDGDGVPCESQWCSSPFAK from the coding sequence ATGGAACCACGTATTGTTGGAAAATTGAAGACTTGGAATGAGGACAAGGGCTTTGGATTCATCACTCCGCTGAATGGCGGCCAAGATGTCTTTGTCCACATTTCAAGCTATCCCCGTCGAGGGGGAAAACCCGTGGTGGGTGAAGCACTTTCATTCGAAGTAACCTTGAATGCGGACCAGAAGAAAAAGGCGGTGAACGTTCAGCGCCCTGGGCAACAACACAGGGATTCCGGATCGCCACCTCGGCCAATTTCGTCAGGGCGTCGAGGTGGTTCGTTCCTGGGGACTGTGGCCGGCATCGCTTTCATTGGTATGCTCATCTTTTCAGGCTACCAAGCGCTGACACCCCGATTCAAAGGAACAACTTCAGCGGCCAAAATCACTGTTCCGGCCACTGCAGCAGAGATGCCAGGAAAATTTTTTTGCGATGGCCGACACTATTGTTCCCAAATGACGTCGTGCGAGGAAGCTACTTATTTTCTACGGCACTGCCCAGGAACAGAGATGGATGGTGACGGAGATGGAGTGCCTTGCGAGTCGCAGTGGTGCTCTAGCCCGTTTGCCAAGTAG
- a CDS encoding phosphoglycerate kinase — translation MNVIKLTDLDVSGKRVFIRADLNVPQDEAGNITEDTRIRASLPSIKYCLEKGAAVMVTSHLGRPTEGELTPDDSLLPVAVRLGQMLHTSVRLITDWVDGGFDVKPGEVVLLENCRVNKGEKKNNEELAQKMAKLCDIYVNDAFGTAHRAEATTHGIAKYAPVACAGILMGAEIDALTKALGNPKRPLVAIVGGSKVSSKLTILKSLASKVDQLIVGGGIANTFLLASGKRIGDSLAEADLVKEAHAIMDIMKERGAEVPLPVDVVVADEVSALARANKISVDDVHVHDRILDVGPKTAAMLSQIIANAGTIVWNGPVGVFELPQFAGGTKMMASAIAHSEAFSIAGGGDTLAAIAKFHIADDVGYISTGGGAFLEFLEGKTLPAIAVLEERAAK, via the coding sequence ATGAACGTCATCAAACTCACCGACCTCGATGTTTCCGGCAAGCGCGTGTTCATCCGCGCCGACCTCAATGTGCCGCAGGACGAAGCCGGTAACATTACCGAGGACACACGCATCCGCGCCTCGCTGCCGTCGATCAAGTACTGCCTGGAAAAAGGTGCGGCCGTCATGGTCACCTCCCACCTCGGCCGACCGACCGAAGGTGAGTTGACGCCCGACGACAGCCTGCTGCCGGTCGCCGTGCGCCTGGGCCAGATGTTGCACACCTCCGTTCGCCTGATCACCGACTGGGTTGACGGTGGCTTCGACGTGAAACCCGGCGAAGTCGTCCTGCTCGAAAACTGCCGCGTCAACAAGGGCGAAAAAAAGAACAACGAAGAATTGGCTCAAAAGATGGCCAAGCTCTGCGACATCTACGTTAATGATGCGTTCGGCACCGCCCACCGCGCCGAAGCCACCACCCACGGCATCGCCAAATACGCGCCGGTGGCCTGTGCCGGCATTCTGATGGGCGCCGAAATCGACGCGCTGACCAAGGCACTGGGCAATCCGAAGCGTCCGCTGGTCGCCATCGTCGGCGGCTCCAAGGTGTCGTCCAAGCTGACCATCCTCAAGTCGCTGGCCAGCAAGGTGGACCAGCTGATCGTCGGCGGTGGCATCGCCAACACCTTCCTGCTCGCCTCCGGCAAGCGGATCGGTGATTCCCTGGCCGAAGCCGATCTGGTCAAGGAAGCGCACGCCATCATGGACATCATGAAGGAACGCGGCGCCGAAGTGCCGCTGCCGGTCGACGTGGTCGTCGCTGACGAAGTCTCTGCCCTGGCCCGTGCCAACAAGATTTCTGTCGATGACGTGCATGTCCATGACCGCATCCTCGACGTCGGCCCGAAGACCGCCGCCATGCTGTCGCAAATCATTGCCAACGCCGGCACCATCGTCTGGAACGGCCCGGTGGGCGTCTTCGAACTGCCGCAGTTCGCCGGCGGCACCAAGATGATGGCTTCCGCCATTGCCCATTCCGAAGCATTCTCGATTGCTGGCGGTGGCGACACCTTGGCGGCCATCGCCAAGTTCCATATTGCGGATGACGTCGGCTACATTTCCACCGGTGGCGGCGCCTTCCTGGAATTCCTCGAAGGCAAGACCCTGCCGGCCATCGCTGTGCTGGAAGAACGTGCCGCGAAATAA
- a CDS encoding hemerythrin family protein — protein MLELSRWRSSYSVGNWVLDNQHKVLLGLCEEALELVPEDNAYESPGHRFRYAQEDLLACIDEHFRTEERLLKRCSQAAFERHHEEHTRFWKMLSQKLQEIADGNIGRDEFRQFLTEWWSHHILQSDRAFSHLIQRPG, from the coding sequence ATGCTTGAACTGAGCAGATGGCGCTCGTCGTACAGCGTTGGTAACTGGGTGCTGGATAACCAGCACAAGGTACTGCTCGGGCTATGCGAGGAAGCCCTCGAACTGGTGCCGGAAGACAACGCCTACGAGTCGCCCGGCCATCGCTTCCGCTACGCCCAGGAAGACTTGCTCGCCTGCATCGATGAGCACTTCAGAACCGAAGAACGCCTGCTCAAACGATGCAGCCAGGCAGCCTTTGAGCGGCATCATGAAGAACACACGCGCTTCTGGAAAATGCTGAGCCAAAAGTTGCAGGAAATCGCCGATGGCAACATCGGCCGTGATGAGTTTCGCCAATTTCTGACCGAATGGTGGTCGCACCACATACTTCAGTCGGACCGCGCATTCTCGCATCTGATCCAGCGCCCCGGCTGA
- a CDS encoding erythrose-4-phosphate dehydrogenase, which yields MSQNAALRLAINGYGRIGRCFLRALRESPIQHNLQVVAINEPANLESMTYLTRFDSTHGRFPGQVEIGDAALVIDGQTIAVTHAKKPEAVDWRGLDIDLLIEASGCYGRREELVKFINAGCPRLLLSHPGASSDDVDATIVAGINQNSLTGHERLVSAASCTTNAIVPVLDLLDREIGIDQALLTTLHSVMNDQPLIDGYHHDDLRRTRSAMQSIIPVSTGLARGIERLLPQLAGKVQAKAIRVPTLNVSAIDLTLSTQRPVSAHSINALLADAAGGPLKGLIAYSEAAHASIDFNHDPHSAIVDGSQTRTAGTHLVNLFVWFDNEWGFANRMLEVADHWSRLWPAQK from the coding sequence GTGTCACAGAACGCCGCCTTGCGTCTCGCCATCAACGGCTACGGTCGTATCGGGCGCTGCTTCCTGCGCGCCCTGCGCGAATCGCCGATTCAACACAATCTTCAGGTCGTCGCCATCAATGAGCCAGCGAATCTGGAGAGCATGACCTATCTGACGCGCTTTGATTCGACCCATGGCCGCTTTCCCGGCCAGGTAGAAATCGGCGATGCGGCACTCGTCATTGACGGGCAGACTATCGCCGTCACCCATGCGAAAAAGCCGGAAGCCGTCGACTGGCGCGGCCTCGATATCGACCTGTTGATCGAAGCATCAGGTTGCTACGGTCGACGGGAAGAATTGGTCAAATTCATCAACGCCGGCTGTCCGCGGCTATTGCTCTCGCACCCCGGCGCCAGCAGCGATGACGTCGATGCGACCATTGTCGCCGGCATCAACCAGAACAGCCTGACCGGCCACGAGCGACTGGTCTCTGCAGCCTCCTGCACGACCAATGCCATCGTGCCGGTGCTGGATCTGCTCGATCGCGAAATCGGCATCGATCAAGCACTGCTGACCACATTGCACTCCGTAATGAACGACCAGCCGCTAATCGACGGCTATCACCACGACGACCTGCGCCGCACGCGTTCGGCCATGCAGTCGATCATTCCGGTGTCGACCGGTCTGGCCCGCGGCATCGAACGCCTGTTGCCGCAACTGGCCGGCAAGGTACAAGCCAAAGCCATCCGCGTGCCGACCCTGAATGTGTCGGCCATCGACCTGACCCTGAGCACGCAACGCCCGGTGTCGGCGCACAGCATCAACGCGCTTCTGGCCGACGCCGCCGGCGGCCCGCTCAAAGGGCTGATCGCGTATTCCGAGGCGGCCCATGCCTCGATCGATTTCAATCACGACCCCCATTCGGCCATTGTCGATGGCAGCCAGACCCGCACCGCCGGCACCCATCTGGTTAACCTGTTCGTCTGGTTCGATAACGAATGGGGCTTCGCCAACCGCATGCTGGAAGTCGCCGACCACTGGTCGCGCCTGTGGCCCGCTCAAAAATAA
- a CDS encoding metallophosphoesterase, with protein MAKASAVHLPSSRHDVLPGRLRRALWRFLPFIGGLHAYIGWRLLPAFDLGAAGLALVIGGLVISTFLVPLGLLRRFLVARQALADRLSWLGGLAMGLFSSVLVLTVLRDIVRLVADAPSLAEPTAIAVLSLAGLFTLVGYVNARRVARVVQVDIPLAGLPQALAGFRIVQLSDIHVGPTIKRDYVQAIVDRVNALDADLVVITGDVVDGSVEQLSAHTAPLGGMLSRHGSYVVTGNHEYYSGAAAWIGEFERIGLRGLHNSHVVIDHRGARFVLAGVTDFSAGAFDAAQASDPLAALAGSPSDVPRILLAHQPRSAAAAEAAGFDLQLSGHTHGGQFWPWNHFVPLQQPFTAGLHRLGQLMVYTSRGTGYWGPPKRFGAPSEITVLRLIAV; from the coding sequence ATGGCCAAGGCCAGTGCTGTTCATCTACCGTCATCCCGACATGATGTTTTGCCGGGTCGTTTGCGCCGCGCGTTGTGGCGGTTTTTGCCGTTCATCGGGGGGCTGCATGCCTATATTGGCTGGCGCCTGCTGCCTGCTTTTGATCTCGGTGCGGCGGGGCTGGCGCTGGTGATTGGCGGGCTGGTGATATCGACTTTTCTAGTGCCGCTGGGGCTGCTTAGGCGCTTTCTCGTTGCGCGTCAGGCGCTGGCTGACCGGCTCAGTTGGCTGGGCGGTCTGGCGATGGGGTTGTTTTCTTCGGTGCTGGTGTTGACTGTGCTGCGCGACATCGTCCGGTTGGTCGCTGATGCGCCGTCGCTGGCCGAGCCGACCGCGATTGCCGTCCTCAGTCTGGCCGGCTTGTTTACGTTGGTGGGTTATGTCAATGCGCGGCGAGTGGCTCGCGTCGTCCAGGTGGATATTCCGCTGGCCGGGCTGCCGCAGGCGCTGGCGGGGTTCCGCATTGTTCAGCTCAGCGACATTCACGTCGGGCCAACGATCAAGCGCGACTACGTCCAGGCCATTGTCGACCGCGTCAATGCGTTGGACGCTGATCTGGTCGTGATTACCGGTGATGTGGTCGACGGCAGCGTCGAGCAGTTGAGCGCGCATACCGCGCCGCTTGGCGGCATGCTTAGCCGGCATGGGAGTTATGTGGTCACCGGCAACCACGAATATTATTCTGGCGCGGCGGCCTGGATCGGCGAATTCGAGCGTATCGGCCTGCGCGGGTTGCACAATAGCCATGTCGTTATTGACCACCGTGGTGCCCGCTTTGTACTGGCCGGGGTGACAGACTTTTCGGCTGGTGCCTTCGATGCGGCGCAGGCCAGCGATCCGCTGGCGGCACTGGCGGGCAGTCCGTCCGATGTGCCGCGCATCCTTCTGGCGCACCAGCCTCGCTCGGCGGCCGCTGCAGAAGCGGCTGGCTTCGACCTTCAGCTTTCGGGCCACACTCACGGTGGCCAGTTCTGGCCATGGAATCACTTTGTACCGTTGCAGCAGCCTTTTACGGCCGGCTTGCACCGGCTTGGCCAACTGATGGTTTACACCAGCCGTGGTACTGGCTACTGGGGGCCACCCAAGCGTTTCGGCGCGCCTTCGGAGATCACCGTGTTGCGGCTGATCGCGGTCTGA
- the pyk gene encoding pyruvate kinase has product MLRHTKIVATLGPASSSPDILERMVQAGIDVVRMNFSHGTADDHKARAEGIRAAAAKHGRTVGILGDLQGPKIRVGKFESGKITLVVGEAFVLDAQCALGNQERVGLDYKDLPKDVVGGDILLLDDGRLKLQVTGVRGHEIQTRVLVGGELSNNKGINRQGGGLTAPALTAKDMDDIKTAAQIGVDFVAVSFPKSAADMYMARQLLRAAGSTAVLIAKIERVEAITNLAEILDASDGIMVARGDLAVEVGDATVPALQKKMIRMARDKNKLTITATQMMESMILSPVPTRAEVSDVANAVLDGTDAVMLSAETAAGKYPVEVVESMARICVEAERSAEVTLDREFLDRVFTRIDQSISMAAIWTAHHLKVKAIAALTQSGSTALWMSRMNSGVPIYALTPDAESVGRMVLYRGVCPLRMNQQHTDRDLLLAEAEQLLIDRGVVTKGDLIALTIGEPIGCAGGTNTLKIVRVGEHQVA; this is encoded by the coding sequence ATGTTACGCCACACCAAGATCGTTGCCACGCTAGGCCCCGCCTCATCGTCGCCCGACATTCTCGAGCGCATGGTGCAAGCCGGCATCGATGTCGTCCGGATGAATTTCTCGCACGGCACCGCCGATGACCACAAGGCCCGCGCCGAGGGCATCCGGGCTGCCGCTGCCAAGCATGGCCGCACTGTCGGCATCCTCGGCGACCTGCAGGGGCCGAAAATCCGGGTCGGCAAGTTCGAGAGCGGCAAGATCACGCTGGTCGTCGGCGAAGCCTTCGTTCTCGATGCGCAGTGTGCGCTCGGCAATCAGGAACGCGTCGGCCTCGACTACAAGGATCTGCCCAAAGACGTGGTCGGCGGTGACATTCTCCTGCTCGACGATGGTCGACTGAAACTCCAGGTCACGGGCGTGCGCGGCCATGAAATCCAGACGCGCGTGCTGGTCGGCGGCGAGCTGTCGAACAACAAGGGCATCAACCGCCAGGGCGGCGGCCTGACTGCGCCAGCGCTGACGGCCAAGGACATGGATGACATCAAGACAGCCGCTCAGATCGGTGTCGATTTCGTCGCCGTCTCCTTCCCCAAGAGCGCCGCCGACATGTACATGGCGCGCCAGCTGCTGCGTGCTGCCGGCAGCACCGCCGTGCTGATCGCCAAGATCGAGCGCGTCGAGGCCATCACCAATCTGGCCGAAATCCTCGATGCCTCGGACGGCATCATGGTCGCCCGCGGCGACCTCGCCGTCGAAGTCGGCGATGCCACGGTGCCCGCGCTGCAGAAAAAAATGATCCGCATGGCGCGCGACAAGAACAAGCTGACCATCACCGCCACGCAGATGATGGAGTCGATGATCCTGTCGCCGGTGCCGACCCGGGCCGAAGTGTCCGACGTCGCCAACGCCGTGCTCGACGGCACCGATGCGGTCATGCTCTCGGCAGAAACCGCGGCTGGCAAATACCCGGTCGAAGTCGTCGAATCAATGGCCCGCATCTGCGTCGAAGCCGAGCGTTCGGCCGAAGTCACCCTCGACCGCGAATTCCTCGACCGCGTCTTTACCCGCATCGACCAGTCCATTTCCATGGCCGCCATCTGGACGGCACATCACCTCAAGGTCAAGGCCATCGCCGCCCTCACCCAGTCCGGCTCGACCGCCCTGTGGATGAGCCGCATGAATTCCGGCGTGCCGATTTACGCACTGACGCCGGATGCCGAATCGGTCGGTCGCATGGTGCTCTATCGCGGCGTCTGCCCGCTGCGGATGAACCAGCAGCACACCGATCGCGACCTGCTGCTGGCAGAAGCCGAGCAACTCCTGATCGATCGCGGTGTCGTAACCAAAGGCGACCTGATTGCCCTGACCATCGGCGAACCAATCGGCTGCGCCGGCGGCACCAACACCCTGAAGATCGTCCGGGTCGGCGAGCACCAAGTCGCCTAG
- a CDS encoding MFS transporter, which yields MLNPDLAQLFKYRSFAFFSGSRFTGMVANQMLMVAVGWQMYDITGRAWDLGLVGLFQFVPALLLTLPAGHAADHFNRGRIYAACMFSQALVAVSLFAATQTGSESRELILGLSIILGVARAFQMPAQQALIALLIPQRLLGHAIAINASAMQAAIIGGPALGGALYILGATAVYSASTVLLFVAGGLMLTVRYNQTPPPGQTSLRTVLAGVHFVWQNKILLGATTLDLFAVLLGGATALLPMFARDILHTGPEGLGLLRAAPAAGAFLMSLALLRWPVHRRTGHILLASVAIFGLATIVFGLSTHFGLSLLALAVTGAVDNISVVIRQTLVQADTPDEIRGRVSAVNSIFIGASNQLGEFESGATAALLGPVGSVVLGGVGTVVIALLWLRLFPKLAARDRLVE from the coding sequence ATGCTCAACCCCGACCTCGCACAGCTCTTCAAGTACCGCTCCTTTGCCTTTTTCTCCGGCTCACGCTTCACCGGCATGGTCGCCAACCAGATGCTGATGGTGGCCGTCGGTTGGCAGATGTATGACATCACTGGCCGCGCCTGGGATCTCGGTTTGGTCGGCCTGTTCCAGTTCGTTCCCGCCCTGCTGCTCACCCTGCCGGCCGGCCACGCCGCCGATCACTTCAATCGCGGCCGCATCTACGCCGCCTGCATGTTCAGCCAGGCGCTGGTGGCCGTCAGCCTGTTCGCCGCGACGCAGACCGGCAGCGAATCGCGCGAGCTGATACTCGGTCTGTCGATCATTCTCGGCGTCGCCCGCGCCTTCCAGATGCCGGCGCAGCAGGCGCTGATCGCGCTGCTCATCCCGCAGCGCCTGCTCGGCCATGCCATCGCCATTAACGCCAGCGCCATGCAGGCGGCAATCATTGGCGGCCCGGCATTGGGCGGTGCGCTCTATATTCTGGGCGCCACCGCTGTCTATTCGGCCAGCACCGTCCTGCTGTTTGTCGCCGGCGGGCTGATGCTGACCGTCCGCTACAACCAGACCCCGCCCCCCGGCCAGACCAGCCTGCGCACCGTGCTGGCCGGCGTACATTTCGTCTGGCAAAACAAGATCCTGCTTGGCGCCACCACGCTCGACCTGTTTGCCGTGCTGCTCGGCGGCGCCACCGCCCTGCTGCCCATGTTCGCCCGCGACATACTGCACACCGGCCCGGAAGGCCTCGGCTTGCTGCGCGCAGCCCCCGCCGCCGGGGCCTTTCTGATGTCCCTCGCCTTGCTCCGCTGGCCGGTCCATCGCCGCACCGGCCACATCCTGCTCGCCTCGGTGGCCATCTTTGGCCTGGCCACGATTGTCTTCGGACTATCCACCCACTTCGGCCTGTCTCTACTCGCGCTGGCTGTCACCGGCGCGGTCGACAACATCAGCGTCGTCATCCGGCAAACGCTGGTTCAGGCCGACACGCCCGACGAAATCCGCGGCCGCGTCTCGGCCGTCAACTCCATCTTCATCGGCGCCTCCAACCAGCTCGGTGAATTTGAATCCGGCGCAACTGCCGCCCTCCTTGGCCCGGTCGGCTCGGTTGTCCTGGGCGGCGTTGGCACCGTCGTCATTGCCTTGCTCTGGCTCAGGCTGTTCCCCAAGCTGGCGGCGCGTGACCGCCTGGTTGAATGA
- the gap gene encoding type I glyceraldehyde-3-phosphate dehydrogenase, which translates to MAIKVAINGFGRIGRCTLRAIYEQGLQNEFEIVAINAAGDLATNAHLLKYDTTHGRFRTSVETEGENCIIIDGKKVAFYSTKDPKGVDWASHGVDILLECTGAYTTKAKAQALLDQGAKRVLISAPGGDDVDTTIVMGVNEGALKADMTVVSNASCTTNCLAPVAKILSDAIGIKQGLMTTIHAYTNDQVTVDVRHKDLRRARAAAANIIPTKTGAAKAVGLVLPQLVGKVDGFALRVPTINVSLVDLTFTAERATTKEEINALMTAAANGPLKGILDVNNEPLVSSDFNHTTVSSTFDATQTRVIKSDDGSVLVKVLAWYDNEWGYSCRMLDAARAWMNAK; encoded by the coding sequence ATGGCTATCAAGGTTGCTATCAACGGTTTCGGTCGTATCGGTCGCTGCACGCTGCGCGCCATTTACGAGCAGGGCCTGCAGAATGAATTCGAAATTGTCGCCATCAACGCCGCTGGCGATCTGGCCACCAACGCCCATCTGCTCAAGTACGACACCACACACGGCCGCTTCCGCACCAGCGTTGAAACTGAAGGTGAAAACTGCATCATCATCGATGGCAAGAAGGTCGCGTTCTATTCCACCAAGGATCCGAAGGGCGTCGACTGGGCCAGCCACGGCGTTGATATCCTGCTCGAGTGCACCGGTGCCTACACCACCAAGGCCAAGGCTCAGGCGCTGCTCGATCAGGGCGCCAAGCGCGTGCTGATCTCCGCCCCGGGCGGCGACGACGTCGACACCACCATCGTCATGGGTGTCAACGAAGGTGCATTGAAGGCCGACATGACCGTCGTTTCCAACGCCTCGTGCACGACCAACTGCCTGGCCCCGGTCGCCAAGATCCTGTCTGACGCCATCGGCATCAAGCAAGGCCTGATGACCACCATCCACGCCTACACCAACGACCAGGTCACCGTCGACGTCCGTCACAAGGATCTGCGTCGCGCCCGTGCCGCTGCCGCCAACATCATCCCGACCAAGACCGGCGCCGCCAAGGCCGTTGGGCTAGTGTTGCCGCAACTGGTCGGCAAGGTCGATGGTTTCGCCCTGCGCGTACCGACCATCAACGTTTCGCTGGTCGACCTGACCTTCACCGCCGAGCGCGCCACCACCAAGGAAGAAATCAACGCCTTGATGACGGCTGCCGCCAACGGCCCGCTGAAGGGCATCCTCGACGTCAACAACGAACCGCTGGTTTCCTCCGACTTCAACCACACCACCGTTTCTTCCACCTTCGATGCCACGCAGACGCGCGTCATCAAGAGCGACGACGGCTCCGTGCTGGTCAAAGTTCTGGCTTGGTACGACAATGAGTGGGGCTACTCCTGCCGCATGCTGGATGCCGCTCGCGCATGGATGAACGCCAAGTAA
- a CDS encoding fructose-bisphosphate aldolase class II, with product MPLVSMRQLLDHAAENGYGLPAFNVNNMEQVWAICEAASQIDAPVIMQASAGARKYAGEPFLRHQILAALEAYPNLPIVMHQDHGQSPAICMGAIRSGFTSVMMDGSLEADGKTVASYEYNVAVSQEVVKLSHSIGVSVEAELGVLGSLETMKGDKEDGHGADGHMTREQLLTDVDQAADFVKQTNCDALAIAIGTSHGAYKFTKKPTGDILAIDRIKEIHARIPNTHLVMHGSSSVPQELLAEIREFGGDMKETYGVPVEEIVKGIAHGVRKINIDTDIRLAMTGAIRRYLFENPSKFDPRDYLKPAREAAKKICLARFEAFGCAGRASQIKPMSLEKMAERYAKGELNQIVK from the coding sequence ATGCCGCTCGTATCCATGCGCCAACTGCTCGACCATGCCGCCGAAAACGGCTACGGTCTGCCCGCCTTCAACGTCAACAACATGGAACAGGTCTGGGCCATCTGCGAAGCAGCCAGCCAGATCGACGCCCCGGTCATCATGCAAGCCTCGGCCGGTGCCCGCAAATATGCCGGCGAGCCCTTCCTGCGTCACCAGATCCTGGCCGCCCTCGAAGCCTACCCCAACCTGCCCATCGTCATGCACCAGGACCACGGCCAGAGCCCGGCCATCTGCATGGGCGCCATCCGCTCCGGCTTCACCTCGGTGATGATGGACGGCTCGCTGGAAGCCGATGGCAAGACCGTCGCCTCCTACGAATACAACGTCGCTGTTTCCCAGGAAGTGGTCAAGCTCTCGCACTCCATCGGCGTTTCCGTTGAAGCCGAGCTCGGCGTTCTCGGCTCGCTGGAAACCATGAAGGGCGACAAGGAAGACGGCCACGGCGCCGACGGCCACATGACCCGCGAACAGCTGCTCACCGACGTCGACCAGGCCGCCGACTTCGTCAAGCAGACCAACTGCGATGCGCTGGCCATCGCCATCGGCACCAGCCACGGCGCCTACAAATTCACCAAGAAGCCCACCGGCGACATCCTCGCCATCGACCGCATCAAGGAAATTCACGCCCGTATCCCGAACACCCATCTGGTGATGCACGGTTCTTCCTCCGTGCCGCAGGAGCTGCTGGCTGAAATCCGCGAATTCGGCGGCGACATGAAGGAAACCTACGGCGTGCCGGTTGAGGAAATCGTCAAGGGCATCGCCCATGGCGTGCGCAAGATCAACATCGACACCGACATCCGTCTCGCCATGACCGGCGCCATTCGTCGCTACCTGTTTGAAAACCCTTCCAAGTTCGACCCGCGCGATTACCTCAAGCCGGCCCGCGAAGCCGCCAAGAAAATTTGCTTGGCCCGCTTCGAAGCCTTCGGCTGCGCTGGCCGCGCCAGCCAGATCAAGCCGATGTCGCTTGAAAAGATGGCCGAACGCTACGCCAAGGGCGAGCTGAACCAGATCGTCAAATAA
- a CDS encoding CZB domain-containing protein, which produces MTIDSQAIDVTDFDDADPTHGLARENERLREELAEARDQIRMYRALGQCLAQFSVSFAESQKSMAEMAASMQSERDRASDAASVSAKTRATVEDMSGKLETLADDSSATVEDVDSLHAQSRKISQIVELIQQIAAQTHLLSMNAAVEAARAGDQGRGFAVVAKEVQALSAKTDGATKEITPLVRAIQSESTLVKARMDTLSSQSREFSVNGHGMARDMGQALDLAQKMENAISTSALRTFVELAKLDHLIFKFEIYKVFFGLSDKGASDLAAHTGCRLGKWYYEGEGRTLYGKLPGYRDIETPHKEVHAFGKEALTLRLSGEIRAAVQAIARMEKASIGVVNGLEKMAASGSKVLLR; this is translated from the coding sequence ATGACTATTGATTCTCAGGCAATTGACGTCACGGATTTCGACGACGCTGATCCGACCCATGGCTTGGCCAGGGAAAATGAGCGCCTGCGTGAGGAGCTTGCCGAGGCACGCGATCAGATCCGCATGTATCGGGCGCTGGGTCAATGTCTGGCGCAGTTCAGTGTCTCATTTGCCGAATCGCAGAAAAGCATGGCCGAGATGGCCGCCTCGATGCAAAGCGAGCGTGATCGGGCATCGGACGCGGCGAGCGTGTCGGCAAAAACCCGGGCGACCGTCGAGGACATGTCCGGCAAGCTGGAGACGCTGGCGGATGATTCGTCGGCGACGGTCGAAGACGTCGATTCACTGCATGCGCAGAGCCGGAAAATCAGCCAGATTGTCGAATTGATTCAGCAGATCGCCGCCCAGACCCATTTGCTATCGATGAACGCTGCAGTCGAGGCGGCCCGGGCGGGCGATCAGGGGCGAGGCTTTGCCGTTGTGGCCAAGGAGGTTCAGGCGCTGTCGGCCAAGACCGATGGTGCGACCAAGGAAATCACCCCGCTGGTCCGTGCCATCCAGAGCGAGTCGACGCTGGTCAAGGCGCGCATGGATACGCTCTCGTCCCAATCGCGGGAGTTCAGTGTCAATGGTCACGGCATGGCGCGCGACATGGGGCAGGCGCTCGATCTGGCCCAGAAAATGGAAAATGCGATCAGCACCTCCGCCTTGCGGACCTTCGTCGAACTGGCCAAGCTCGATCACCTGATCTTCAAGTTCGAGATCTACAAGGTGTTTTTCGGGCTTTCCGACAAGGGGGCCAGCGACCTTGCCGCCCATACCGGATGCCGTCTGGGCAAGTGGTATTACGAAGGAGAGGGGCGAACGCTCTATGGAAAACTGCCCGGCTATCGCGACATCGAGACGCCGCACAAGGAAGTGCATGCCTTTGGCAAGGAGGCGCTGACGCTGCGTTTGTCCGGCGAAATTCGCGCCGCAGTGCAGGCGATCGCCCGTATGGAGAAGGCCAGTATCGGCGTCGTCAACGGGCTCGAAAAAATGGCTGCTTCGGGAAGCAAAGTGCTGCTGCGCTAA